The genome window TCCACGCTCTTACTGCGGTGAACGAAACGCATGCAAATTTGTAGCGGCGGTGTGCAGAGTGGCCCGTGGAAATGCGCACCTTGACTGACGTTTGCCTTACCGGTGCGCGAGGTCGGTCGACGAACCCCTCCGCGTCCTCCGCGCCTCAGCGGTAAATAGATTCGTTCACTACGGCAGCCGAACCGTCTTCCCCGGAATCAACCGTCGCGGCTCCAGCCCCGGATTCGCCGCACGCAGCGCCCGCACCGTAAGCCCGTAGCGCTTCGCGATTCCCTCGAACGTGTCGCCGGACTGGATGGTGTGCGTCGACGGCCGATCCGTCGCAGGCGCGGCGTCGCTTGCAGGCGGCGCGGCCGGCGTCGTCTGCGGTGCCTCGGTCGGCTCCGTCACGTTCGGCTCGCTCGGCTGCATCGGCTGTTCGCGCGAGACGTTCTCGCCGAGGACAGCCGGCCGGTCGAGCGCAGCGAGGCG of Longimicrobiales bacterium contains these proteins:
- a CDS encoding LysM peptidoglycan-binding domain-containing protein, translated to LRAKTGTINHVSALSGYVRAANGERIAFSIISNNVPSTWRAKRIEDGIGARLAALDRPAVLGENVSREQPMQPSEPNVTEPTEAPQTTPAAPPASDAAPATDRPSTHTIQSGDTFEGIAKRYGLTVRALRAANPGLEPRRLIPGKTVRLP